In one Acanthochromis polyacanthus isolate Apoly-LR-REF ecotype Palm Island chromosome 20, KAUST_Apoly_ChrSc, whole genome shotgun sequence genomic region, the following are encoded:
- the tram1 gene encoding translocating chain-associated membrane protein 1 — translation MGIRKKTNKNPPVLSHEFVIQNHADIVSCVAMVFLLGLMFEVTSKFAVLFITVQYNVTISTNEAPEETAVNYFHHGIKDLATIFFYMLVAIIMHAIIQEYVLDKINRKKHFSKTKHSKFNESGQLSAFYLFSFGWGTSILLSENFLSNPVNLWEGYPHALMPFQMKFYFICQLGYWLHALPELYFQKTKKEDIPRQLVYVFLYLVHIAGAYILNLNRLGLVLLVLHYFVELLFHVSRLVYFSNENRQMGFTIWAVLFVLGRLLTLSLSVLTVGFGLSTAENQGFDLAAGNFNVLFVRITVLAAICLTQAFMMWKFINFQLRRWREHAQAQTLKKKPVPAKSKSRKEKANGVNGVNSHGADSPRARKEKSS, via the exons ATGGGGATTCGAAAAAAGACCAACAAGAACCCGCCGGTGCTAAGCCATGAGTTTGTCATCCAGAACCATGCAGATATTGTTTCCTGTGTTGCTATGGTGTTCCTCCTCGGGCTGATGTTTGAG GTGACCTCAAAGTTTGCAGTGTTGTTCATCACTGTCCAATACAACGTCACCATATCGACAAACG AAGCCCCAGAGGAGACGGCTGTGAACTACTTCCACCACGGCATCAAGGACTTGGCCACCATCTTCTTCTACATGCTGGTGGCCATCATCATGCACGCCATCATCCAGGAATACGTGCTGGAC aaaaTCAACAGGAAGAAGCACTTCTCCAAAACCAAACACAGCAAGTTTAATGAGTCAGGCCAGCTCAGCGCCTTCTACTTATTCTCCTTTGGTTGGGGCACCAGCATCCTGCTTTCT gaaAACTTCCTGTCCAATCCAGTCAACCTGTGGGAGGGATATCCACATGCACTCATGCC ATTCCAGATGAAATTCTACTTCATTTGCCAGCTAGGCTACTGGTTACATGCTCTCCCAGAACTGTATTTCCAAAAGACAAAGAAG GAGGATATTCCACGCCAGCTTGTGTACGTCTTCCTGTACCTGGTCCACATCGCTGGCGCCTACATTCTGAA TCTGAACCGTCTGGGCCTGGTCCTGCTTGTGCTGCACTACTTCGTCGAGCTTCTTTTCCACGTGTCCCGGCTGGTCTACTTCAGCAACGAGAACAGGCAAATGGG CTTCACCATATGGGCGGTCTTGTTTGTCCTTGGACGGCTGCTCACCTTGTCCTTGTCCGTCCTCACTGTGGGCTTTGGCCTCTCCACCGCTGAGAATCAAGGCTTTGATTTGGCTGCAGGAAACTTTAACGTTCTGTTTGTTCG GATAACTGTCCTGGCCGCCATCTGCCTCACGCAGGCCTTCATGATGTGGAAATTTATCAACTTCCAGTTGCGCCGGTGGAGAGAGCATGCCCAAGCTCAGACCTTGAAAAAGAAACCAGTTCCTGCCAAGAGCAAATCAAGGAAAGAAAAAG ccaatggAGTAAATGGAGTGAACTCTCACGGAGCTGATTCGCCACGAGCAAGAAAAGAGAAGTCCTCATAG